Proteins encoded by one window of Mycoplasma capricolum subsp. capricolum ATCC 27343:
- the plsY gene encoding glycerol-3-phosphate 1-O-acyltransferase PlsY, with protein sequence MKGFYMYYLGIILASVVGYFLGSISWSIIIVKKVGNIDIRTIGSGNPGATNTVRALGKKWGLVVAFLDALKVIFTSIIAILLSLIPSSLFSQTSYFIPCIFALIGHCFPIYYKFKGGKAVSCFLGLLFVVNILYLIIFLIVWFISVAISRKVSVASIFSAFFVLIIMWIPYLNGVSYFIWQWNGLEQFSVAWKNYILFSLLNSFHYWFSNIWASGMLEGNIIVLIGGLILGLRHSQNIKRIKNKTEPDTFPRKKQAIKN encoded by the coding sequence TTGAAAGGATTTTATATGTATTATTTAGGAATAATTTTAGCTAGTGTTGTTGGATATTTTTTAGGTTCTATTTCTTGATCAATAATTATAGTTAAAAAAGTTGGAAATATTGACATTAGAACAATTGGATCTGGTAATCCTGGAGCAACTAATACTGTAAGAGCTTTAGGTAAAAAATGAGGATTAGTTGTAGCTTTCTTAGATGCTTTAAAAGTAATTTTTACAAGTATAATAGCTATATTATTATCACTAATACCAAGTAGTTTATTTAGTCAAACTAGTTATTTTATTCCTTGTATTTTTGCTTTAATTGGGCATTGTTTTCCAATTTATTACAAATTTAAAGGTGGAAAAGCAGTTAGTTGTTTTTTAGGTCTTTTGTTTGTAGTTAACATTTTATATTTAATCATTTTTTTAATTGTTTGATTTATAAGTGTTGCTATTTCAAGAAAAGTTAGTGTTGCTTCAATATTTTCAGCGTTTTTTGTTTTAATAATAATGTGAATTCCTTATTTAAATGGAGTGAGTTATTTTATTTGACAATGAAATGGTTTAGAACAATTTAGTGTTGCTTGAAAAAACTACATTTTATTTTCATTACTAAATTCATTTCACTACTGATTTTCTAATATTTGAGCTAGTGGAATGTTAGAAGGAAATATTATAGTTTTAATTGGTGGTTTAATTTTGGGATTAAGACATTCTCAAAATATTAAAAGAATAAAAAATAAAACTGAACCAGATACATTTCCAAGAAAAAAACAAGCTATTAAAAACTAA
- a CDS encoding ABC-F family ATP-binding cassette domain-containing protein, whose product MSLIVLENITHQNGEKVLYKNSEMRINKGEHVALVGPNGAGKSTLLNIIAQKITPDHGTIQWHPKAKIGYLDQHQEVDPNITSEEYLKDAFKNLFEIEARIHKIYEDMAIEYKESDLIKALELQDYLTSHNFDTIDKTVGNLVSGLGINPNNMKKKLSELSGGQRGKILLAKLLLKNDDFILLDEPTNFLDIEQVEWLINFLNNYENAFLMISHDIEFVNRVAKIIFAIENQKINRYVGDYNKYLELSALKADQYDKARESQQQQIAKLKDYIARNAARFSTAKSAQSRQKQLDKMDVLDERKKLVKPKMSFKYKRPNSAIVVKSQNLEIGYNFSLTAPLTFELREGQKCIVKGYNGIGKTTFLKTVSNQLKPIGGWCKLGDGVEVRYFEQVEKFHEYENPISYLSSRHPQVLEPEIRSTLSRFGIRSELMLNPMNDLSGGEQTKVRLASLSLEPASLLILDEPTNHIDVLAKESLLEAIKEFQGTVLITTHDINFETNWADKILNFEDLVE is encoded by the coding sequence ATGAGTTTAATAGTATTAGAAAATATTACACACCAAAATGGAGAAAAAGTTTTATATAAAAATTCTGAAATGAGAATTAATAAAGGTGAACACGTTGCTTTAGTTGGTCCTAATGGAGCTGGGAAATCAACTTTATTAAATATTATTGCTCAAAAAATTACTCCAGATCATGGAACAATACAATGGCACCCTAAAGCAAAAATTGGATATTTAGATCAACACCAAGAAGTAGATCCAAACATAACTAGTGAAGAGTATTTAAAAGATGCTTTTAAAAATCTTTTTGAAATTGAAGCTAGAATTCATAAAATTTATGAAGATATGGCAATTGAATATAAAGAATCAGATTTAATAAAAGCTTTAGAATTACAAGATTATTTAACTAGTCATAATTTTGATACTATTGATAAAACTGTTGGTAATTTAGTTTCAGGATTAGGAATTAATCCAAATAATATGAAAAAGAAACTATCAGAATTATCTGGTGGTCAGCGTGGAAAAATTTTATTAGCTAAATTATTATTAAAAAATGATGATTTTATTTTATTAGATGAACCTACTAACTTTTTAGATATTGAACAAGTTGAATGATTAATTAATTTTTTAAATAATTATGAAAATGCTTTTTTAATGATTAGTCATGATATTGAATTTGTAAATAGAGTAGCAAAAATTATTTTTGCTATAGAAAATCAAAAAATAAATCGATACGTAGGAGATTATAATAAATATTTAGAACTATCTGCTTTAAAAGCTGATCAATATGATAAAGCAAGAGAATCTCAACAACAGCAAATAGCAAAATTAAAAGATTATATTGCAAGAAATGCTGCAAGATTTTCAACAGCTAAAAGTGCACAATCTCGTCAAAAGCAATTAGATAAAATGGATGTTTTAGATGAAAGAAAAAAACTAGTCAAACCTAAAATGAGTTTTAAGTATAAACGTCCTAATTCAGCAATTGTTGTTAAATCTCAAAATTTAGAAATTGGTTATAATTTTAGCTTAACTGCTCCTTTAACTTTTGAATTAAGAGAAGGTCAAAAATGTATTGTTAAAGGATATAATGGGATTGGAAAAACTACTTTTTTAAAAACTGTTTCAAATCAACTAAAACCTATTGGTGGTTGGTGTAAACTTGGAGATGGTGTTGAAGTTAGATATTTTGAACAAGTTGAAAAATTTCATGAATATGAAAATCCAATTTCATATTTATCAAGTAGACACCCACAAGTTTTAGAACCTGAAATTAGATCAACACTTTCAAGGTTTGGAATTAGATCAGAACTTATGTTAAATCCAATGAATGATTTGTCTGGTGGAGAACAAACTAAAGTTAGATTAGCTTCACTTAGTTTAGAACCAGCAAGCTTATTAATTTTAGATGAGCCAACAAATCATATTGATGTTTTAGCAAAAGAATCTTTATTAGAAGCAATTAAAGAATTTCAAGGAACTGTTTTAATTACAACTCATGATATTAATTTTGAAACTAATTGAGCTGATAAAATACTAAATTTTGAAGATTTAGTTGAATAA
- a CDS encoding TatD family hydrolase, with product MNISGLYDTHCHLNDNRFIDIDMTSNEIVFEAKRSGVKYINNIGYDVKSSKTAIFQANLSPNVFAVVGIHPSQIHLYSEQAFQIIEELANSNKVVGIGEIGLDFFETNKYEKEQIQGFKKQIEIAQKLDLPVVVHLRDATKHFRVYEIAYKIFKEKRVKKGVIHAYRGPLEWALKFIELGFYISFDAAITHEIELEQVVKNISLNKLLVETNSPFLPPTPYKKGLSYPKYLPLIVKHIAKIKKVSDSIVAENTKNNAERLFLRSY from the coding sequence ATGAATATATCAGGTTTGTATGATACACACTGTCATCTAAATGATAATAGATTTATAGATATTGATATGACTTCAAATGAAATAGTATTTGAAGCTAAAAGATCTGGAGTTAAATACATTAATAACATAGGTTATGATGTTAAATCTTCTAAAACCGCTATATTCCAAGCTAATTTATCACCAAATGTTTTTGCAGTTGTTGGTATTCATCCAAGTCAAATTCATTTATATTCTGAACAGGCTTTTCAAATTATTGAAGAGCTAGCTAATTCAAATAAAGTAGTTGGAATCGGTGAAATTGGTTTAGATTTTTTTGAAACCAATAAATATGAAAAAGAGCAAATTCAAGGTTTTAAAAAACAAATTGAAATAGCTCAAAAACTAGATTTACCAGTAGTTGTACACTTAAGAGATGCTACAAAGCATTTTAGAGTTTATGAAATTGCTTATAAAATATTTAAAGAAAAACGTGTTAAAAAGGGAGTAATTCACGCTTATCGTGGACCTTTAGAATGAGCATTAAAATTTATTGAATTAGGATTTTATATTTCTTTTGATGCTGCTATTACTCATGAAATTGAACTAGAACAAGTAGTAAAAAATATTTCATTAAATAAATTATTAGTAGAAACAAACTCTCCTTTTTTACCACCAACACCATATAAAAAAGGTTTAAGTTATCCTAAGTATTTACCACTAATTGTTAAACATATAGCAAAAATTAAAAAAGTTTCTGATAGCATTGTTGCAGAAAATACTAAAAATAATGCTGAACGATTATTTTTAAGATCATATTAA